The genomic DNA CGATCGCCACGAACGGATCGACGAGTGTCTTGCGCTCGTCGGCCTCACCGACGCCGCCGATCGGGCCGTCTCGGGCTACTCGAACGGGATGGCCCGGCGGCTCGGCCTCGCGTCCGTCCTGCTCTCCCGCCCGCCCGTGCTCGTCCTCGACGAGCCGACCGCGGGACTGGACCCGCGCGGCGTGGCCACGTTCCACCGAATCGTCGAACGGATCGACCGCGAGACCGACGCCACGGTCGTCATCTCCTCGCACGTCCTGAGCGAGATCGAACGCCTCTGTGAGGAGGTCGCCGTCCTGCAGGACGGCCGACTGCGCGCCGCCGGCCCCATCGACGAACTGCGTCGGGCGGCCGGCGACCGCGTGACCGTCGTCTGTCGGCCTGCCGACGACCGCGCCGCCGTGCTCGAGGTCGTCCGGGACTGCGGCGAGGTCACCGAGCCCGGCGAGACGATCGAGATCGACTGCGATCGCGCGGACGCGTTCGACCTCGTCGCCGCGCTCGGCGAGCGGCGGGACCTCGTCGAGGGCTTCGAGGTCCGAGAGCCCGGCCTCGAGGCGGTCTTCCACGACGCGCTCGAGCCAGCTGACGGGGACGAGGAGGTGATGGCATGACGGCCGATCGGCGACCCGCCGGCGGCGATGGCGAATCCGCCGCAGGACCGGAACCGGGTCCGAGATCCGACGCCGAACCGACCGCGGAAACGGCAGCCGACACGCGACCGAAACCGGACGGCGGGTACGAGACGGCACCGGTCGTGGCCCACGACGGCGGCTCCGGCACGACCGCGGGCCAGTTGCTGGTCGTCGCCGAGACGGAGTACCGACTGGCGGTACGGAGTCGCTGGGCGGTCGCACTCACCGCGATCGTCACCGTCTTCGCCCTCGGGATGGCAACGTTCAGCGGCTCGGACGCGAGTCCCGTCGGCTTCGACCGGGTCGTCGCGAGCCTGTCCGCCCTCGTCGTCTATCTCGTCCCGCTAGTCGCGCTCGCGTTCAGCTACGATGCCGTCGTCGGTCGCGAGGAGAGCGGCTGGCTGCAGACGCTGTTCTCGCTGCCTGTCTCGCGATCGCGGGTCGTCCTCGGCACCGCCGTCGGCCGCGCGATCGTCCTCGCGAGCGCGACCGTCATCGGGTTCGGCGTCGCCGGCATCCTGCTCCTGCTCGAGTACGGGTTCGGCGGTTTCGACGCGTACGTCGGCTTTCTGCTCGCCGCGGTCGGCCTCGGGCTGGCCTTCCTCGCGATCGGCGTCTGCCTGTCGACGCTGGCTCGAGAGAAGACGCACGCGCTGGGGCTCGCGCTGATCGCGTGGGCCTGGTTCGTCCTCGTCCACGACCTGCTCGCGCTCGGCGTGATCGGGGCATTTTCGCTCCCGGATCTCGCGATCTCGGCGATGGTCGTCGCCAATCCGACCGGCGTCTTCCGGGCGCTCGTGCTCGGCGCGCTCGGCGCGGGCGGCGACGCCGGATTCGCCGCGGTGCTCGCGGCGGCGGGACTGTCACCGGCGGTGCTGGTCGCCGCGCTCCTCGCCTGGATCGGCGGTCCGATCGCGCTCGCGGCGGTCGCCATCAGACGGCGACGGGTTTGACCGTCAGGAGTCGGCGGTCACCGCCCGAAGCCGCGCGATGAGAACGATCGTCGCGACCCCGAACGCGACGGCGACCAGATCCGAACCGGCCGAGAGGAAATACCAGAACGCGTACGCACTGACGCCGACGCCCACCAGGTAGACCGATCGCAGCCGTCGTTCGTTCATTCGGTATTGGCCTCTGCCGTGCTGCCTCGAGTGTTCTCCGAGCCACGCCGCTGGCCGCTCGGTGCCTCGTCGAGTCTCGTCTCCGGTTTCCCCATACCCCTCGTCGGGGCGTCGAGACCAAAAGTCCCCCACTGTCATCGACCCACGACTGAAGCCGTGGGCTTCCTCCTTGTATCTCTGTGAGCGCCGCGCCGGCGGGCCCTCGGCTGCCCGATCGGCTGCGGCCGGGCCGCGGGAGCGCACGCGTCGACTCAGCGCTCGGCGGACAGCATCCGAAGCCGCACCACGAGGTAGGCGGCCACGAACGCAAATGCGCCGGCGTACAGCCACGTGCCGTTCGTGACCGCGTACGCGAACGCGACGACGTTGAGCGCGATGCCCGCCAGGTAGAGCGGTCGGAGCCGCCGTCGGTTCATTCGCCGTCACCGTCCGTCCGCGTCTCGAGGCGCGAGTCGACCGCCGGTGTCGCGAGCTGCGGTTGCGTCGCGTCCATGCCCTCCGTTGGACCGACGGCGAGGAAAAGCCGACGGTGGCGCGGCCGCCGCTCACGCGAACTCGAGGATCTCGCTCGGCTCGACCTCGCCGAACAGCCACGCGGCGTGGTCGAGGGCGTACTCGTGGTGTTCGTCCTCGATCGCGCCGATGCAGTCCTCGACCAGTATCGGCCGGAAGTCCCGCAGTCCCGCGCTGCCGCCGGTGTGGAGCACGCAGACGTTCGCCAGCGTGCCACAGAGCACGAGATCCTCGATCCCGCGGGCGTTCAACCAGCCCTCGAGTTCGGTGTTGTAGAACGCGTCGTAGGTGTGTTTCTCGACGACGTGGTCCGCGTCTTCGACGGGGAGTTCGTCGACGACCTCGGTCTCCCACGATCCCTCGAGGACGTGTTCGCCCCACTGCTCGAACTCGTCGTAGTAGTGGGCGTCGTCGAACTGTTCCGGTGGGTGGACGTCGCGGGTGAAGAGCACCTGCGCCCCGGCCTCTCGGGCGCGCTCGACGAGGGCCGCGATCGGTTCGATGACCGCCTCGCTGCCCGGCGCGTACAGCGAGCCCTCGGGGTGACAGAACCCGTTTTGCATGTCGACGACCACCACTGCCGTGCGGTCTGGGTCGAGGCGCATGTCTATGCGGTCGTACGGACGGAATCGTAAAAACGTTCGCGCCGGACTCGAGACCGGTACCGACGCGACCGACGACGCCGAGGCGCTGACAGGCACCGACTGACGTCCGTAGCGACGGCGCAACCGTCGTCCTTTTTGGACTCCTATTCGTAGGTGCGCTATCCACGCGAAATGAGATCGACGCGAACCCGCTCGTCCGTCGCCCTCCTCGCGGTCCTACTCACCGTCACGGTAGTCACCGGCGGGCTCACCGGTCCGGTGGTCGCGACCGCGGCCGCGAACTCGGGCGATTCACAACCCCTGCCGACAGATCCGGCTTCCGCGCTCGCCGCGACCGACGCCTCGAGCGCGACGCAGGCGGACCGCCCCGCGAATCCGACGACCGAGGACACCGTCGGCTACGTCGCGGGCTACTGGTACGACGACGAGTTGGCCGTCGACGACCGACCGAGCCCGGTCGTGGACGAGGACGAACTCGACCCCATCGTCTACCGGGCGATGGCCCGCGTCGAGCGGATTCGGAACGTGACCTTCGACGAGCGGGTCGACGTCACCGTCGTCTCTCGCGCGGAGTACCGGGAGACCAACGGCGACCGCTTCGCGAACCTCACGTCGGGCGACCGCCTCGAGCAGAACGTCGCGTACGAGGCGCTGTTCGTGGTCGATCGGAACACCGCAGCGGCCGACGCGACCGAGACGCTCTACGGGGACGCCGTCGCCGGCTACTACGATCCCGGGACCGACCAGATCGTCCTCGTCTCCGAGAACGCCGACAGCCTCGAGGTGAACAAACGCACGCTCGCCCACGAACTCGTTCACGCGCTGCAGGACCAGCGGTTCGACCTCTCGAGTCTCGGGGGAGCGACGCAGGACGAGGAGTTGGCCGTGAACGGACTGGTCGAAGGCGACGCCAGCCTGGTAGAGCGCGAATACGAGAGCCGGTGTCGCGACGAGTGGCGCTGTCTCGGCCCCGCCGACGAGCCGACGAACCAGGCGACGGAGATCAACTGGGGGCTCTACTTCACCGTCTACCACCCGTACAGCGACGGCCCCGACTACGTCGAGCAGCTGCGCGAGCGCGCCGAGGGCTGGTCCGCGGTCAACGCGGCCTACGACGACCCGCCGTCGACCACGTCGGCCGTCATCCGCCCCAGTTCCGAGCGCGAGCCGGCCGACGTCTCGGTTCCGGACCGCTCGAGCGAGGACTGGGACCAGCTCCGGGTCGACGGCGAGGTGGCGAACGACACCGTCGGCGAGGCGGGGATGGTCGCGATGTTCGCCGCGGACGGGCGAGACAGAAGCCGACCCGCGGTGATCGAAGCCGACGAGCTCTTCGAGGACTCCCCGGGATCGTACGACTACGACCACCCGGTCACGAACGGCTGGGCCGGCGACGAACTGGTCGTCTACACCACCGACGGAGCCGGCAACGAGAGCGAGCCGACCGCGGCCGCCGGCCGCGCCGGCTACGTCTGGCGAACGGAGTGGCAGTCCGGCGGGGACGCGACGGCGTTTGCCGACGGCTATCTCCAGTTACTCGAGAGCCACGACGCGGAATCGGTCGACGGGCGGCGGGACACCTACGTGATCGACGACGGCGGCTACGCCGGGGCGTACTACCTCGAGCGGAACGAAACGACGATCACGATCGTCCGCGCGCCGTCGGTCGACGCGCTCTCGAACGTCGAGGCCGGTGCCGCACCCGAGGGCGACGATACCCTCTCGATCGGCGACGACGAGACCGATCTCGTCCCCGGCTTCGGTCCATTGATCGCGATCGCCGCGCTCGCGGTGCTCGGGACGGGGCTCCGGATCGTCGTCGATCGGGGCTGACTCGGCGTCGGTCCTCGCCCCCGCGTCCGGGACGGGTCCGACTGATCGATACTCACTTTACGCTCTCGCCGAACGATGAGCCAATGAGCCGGGTCAGGCTAGTCGTCGTCCTCGCGCTGGTCGTCCTGTCGGGCTGTGCGGTCCCCGGCGACTCGGGCGGGTTCGACACCGACCGTGACCTCGGCTACGTCGGCGACTACGCCCACGACGACGTCTTCGATTTCGACACGAGCGACGGCCTCACCGAGGCGCAACTCGAGGCTGTGACCTACCGCTCGATGGCCCGGGTCGAGGTCGTCCGCGGCCTGAAGTACGAACACGACGTCGACGTCGAGGTCGTGACCCGGTCGGAGTACCGCGACCGACGGACGGCCGGGGACGGAACCGGGAACGCGTCGGCGTTCAGAAACGAACTCTGGCGCGGCGCGTTCGTCGTCGACGGTGAGACGGACGTCGATCGCGCGTTCGACGACCTCTACGGCGACTCCGTTCTGGGATACTACGTGAACGACCGGATCGTCATCGTCACCGACGACGCCGAGGACGTTCGGATCGATCGCCGGACCCTGGTCCACGAGCTGACGCACGCGCTGCAGGACCAGCGCTTCGGCATCGCACGCGAGAGCGAGACGATCGACGGGGTGCGAGCCGAGAACGGACTTATCGAGGGAGAGGCGAACGACGTCACCCGCCGATACAACCGGCGCTGCGGGGCGGAGTGGCAGTGTCTGCCCGCCAATCGGTCGTCGACGGCCGCGGGCGAGACGCTCGCCGAGCGCTCGTTCAACGTCGGCCTCTTCCTGTCGATCTACGTCCCCTACGCCGAGGGGCCGCCGTTCGTCGCCGAGCTCCACGACCGCGGCGGGTGGGACGCCGTCGACCGGGCCCACGACGAGCCGCCGCGGAGCACCGCCCAGCTGATCCATCCCGAGCGCTACCCGGACACCACCCCAGTCGACGTCGACGTTTCGGACCGCTCGAGCGACGACTGGCGGCTCGTCACCGAGAACCCCGACGACGGCGCGGCTGCCGGCGGCGAGCCCCGAACGGAGACGATCGGCGAAGCAACCCTGTTCGCGACGCTCTGGGCCAACGGCGTGATCGACCGCCCGCTCGCCGAGGGAGCGACCGCCCGCTCGCCGTACAACTACTCCCACCCCGCGACGACGGGCTGGGCCGGCGACAGCCTCCGGGTCTATCGGAACGCGGACGATCCCGACCGCACCGGCCACGTCTGGCGGCTCGCCTGGGAGAGCCGGGCCGACGCGGCGGCGTTCGCCGACGCGTACCGTCGGCTCCTCGCGAACCGCGGTGCGGAACGGGTCGACGCTGCCGACGGGGAGCGCTACCGGATCCCCGACGACGACCCCTTCGCGGGCGCGTATCGGCTCTCGGTCACCGACGAGACGGTCGAGATCGTCGGCGCGCCGACCGTCGACGATCTCGCTGCCATTCGCCCAGCGGATTCGACGACGAACTCGTCACGGGCGGCCGCGATCACTGCGTCGCCGGAGACCGCGACGATATCGGCGACAACGGCGCACACGTCGGCAGACGGGTAGCTTTTTTGCCTCCCGCGGGAAATCGACGATATGTCAAATCCGTTTGGAACCGTCTCCCCGGCGGCGATTCTCGAGGGGGACGCGACCGACGCCTACTTCGAGCGGACGCGGGCGACCCTCGAGCACGCGGGCAAGAACCCCCGCGTCGTCGCCGAGGTGACCGCCGACCAGTTTCCGACCGGGGGGTTCGAGGTCTTCACCGGCGTGAAAGACGTCGCGACGCTGTTCGAGGGACGCGCCGTCGACGTCGACGCGCTCCCCGACGGACAGCTGTTCGACGGCGGCCCCGTCCTCAGGATCGAGGGCCCCTACCTCGAGTTCGCCGAACTCGAAACGTCGCTGCTCGGCTTCTGCTCGCAGCCGAGCGGCTTCGCGACGGCCGCGCTCGAGGCCAGGGTGGCAGCCCCCGACTCGCTCGTGCTCTCCTTTGGCGCACGCCACGTCCATCCCTCGATCGCGTCGACGGTCGAACGTGCGTCGTTGCTCGCCGGTCTCGACGGGTTCTCTCACGTGGCGGCGGGCGAGATCCTGGGCCGAGAGGCCGGCGGCACGATGCCCCACGCGCTCATGTTCTGTTTCGGCGAAGGCAACCAGGCCGAGGCCTGGACGGCGTTCGACGAGGCCGTCGGCGAGGACGTGCCCAGAATCGCGCTGACGGACACGTTCTGGGACGAGAAGAGCGAGAGCCTGCTGGCCGCCGACACGCTCGGGGACGACCTCGACGGGGTCCGCCTGGACACGACCGGATCGCGACGGGGGGACTTCCGACACATCGTCCGCGAAGTCCGCTGGGAACTCGACGCCCGCGGCCGCGAGGACGTCGACATCTTCTGCAGCGGCGGCCTCGACCCCGAGTCGATCCGCACCCTGCGCGACGTCGCCGACGGCTTCGGCGTCGGCAGCCACATCACGGGCGCGGACTCGGTCGACTTCAGTCTCGATATCGTCGAACTCGACGGCGAACCGGTCTCGAAGCGGGGAAAACTGTCCGGCGTCAAGGACGTCTACCGGACGTCCAACGGCGGCCATCACGTCGCGCTCGCCGACAGCGACGGGCCCGCCGGGGCCGACTCCCTGCTCGAACCGCTCGTCCGCGACGGCGAGATCGTCCGGGAGTTCGATCTGGACGCGGCGACCGACCGGTGTCTCGAGGACGCCGAGGCGGTCGGGTTCGGACGGACGAACGCTGCAGACTAGCCCTCCGGTGACCGACCGGGGCGGCCCAATCGGTTTCGATCCTTCTGCCGTCCGTTCGCGCCCGCTCCCGTCTGAGACCGGCGAGCGCCGTCTGCGAGGAGAACGGACCGGCGTTCGAACCGCTCCACAATTACCTGTGAAATCGAACGTATATCGGCATATATACTAATAGAAGAAAATCTCTAATCAGTAAATACAGCTGCCCTATCCGGATCTTATTTCTATATTCTCGTTCATACTATCCGTATATGTCTGTGGAAGATATAGTAGTGATATTTTATATGTTGGGCCTCCCTCGTTTCTGACGCACTATGGCAGCGACGTCCAGAAACGGAAAGGTACTGCTCACTCTCGGAATACTGTTGGTGGCCGTCGACGGGCTTGGACTGACGGCCTTCGGCGGACCGTTGCACGTCCTCGCGCCGGTCACCGATTTCTGGTGGTTACTGGTTCTCGCCGGCGTCAGTCTGATGCTGCTCCCGCGCCTCGCGACGAGCGCCAGCGTTCCGTTCTTCGGCGTCGGCGGAAGCGCCACTCACGACCGACAGGACATCATCGCGGCGACCGACTGGTCTCGGCTGGGAACGGACGCGTTCCGGAACTCCTACGGCATCGCGCTGACGGCGTCCGCCGCCGTCCTGTTCGTTCTGGCGCTCGGCCTGCAGGCGTTCGGTCTCGTCGCCCTCTGGGTCGGGGCCATGATCGTCGGTGCGCTGGTCATCGCTATCACCTGGCGATCGTCGAACTCCATCATCGAGGACTATACGCGAACGATCACCGTCCGTGCGCCCGATAATTTCGCGGCGCACTCGTTCCACATCGCGCTCCGACAGCAGGCGGAGGACCTCGGGTACAGGATCGTCTCGACCACCTCCCCGACGGAAGGCGGGCAGCGTTCGGCTGTCGCAGACGAGATCTTCCACGCCAACGGCGGGTTCAGGGCTCGGAACCGCCCGATCGAGGAATCGCGACCGCTGGCTCCCGAGGTCGAGGACGAGTACCTCGAGCGAGTGCTCACGGTCGCGACGCTCGGCGTGTTCGTCTCGCTGCTGGGCGTGACGCTCGTCAGCGTCGATCTCGGCGGCCCGGCCGTCAGAGCGCTCGGGGCCGTTCTCTTCGTCGTCGGGGTCGCGATCGTCGCGTACGACTACGCGATCCGGACGCGGGAGTGGGCGGAGCTCTACTGTGTCGAGGAGGGGACGATCTATTCGACGACCGTGAACCACTACGCGGACGACGTCCTCGACGCCTTCGATTCGCCGAAGCTCGAGCCGAACGCGTCGACGACGGAGACGGCCGCCGTCCTTTCGGTGACGGTCAGCGGCACCTGTACGCCGCTCTACGGCGAGGAGAACGTCGAGGCGGACTTCGAAGCGCTCGCCGATGCCGTCGAAGCGGCCGCGGACGACTATCGGTTCGAGGTCGTCGACGAGGGTCGCGAAGACACGACGGACGAAACGCTCGCGTACGACGAAGACGAAACGGCCACCCAGGCGTAAGGAACGCGTCGTCACTGGCGGTCGATGCCGTTTTTTCGCGCCGATTCGTCGATCGTCTGCGGACGGCACTCGGGTCGACAGTTACCGGCCTTGCCACGCGAACAGGACGCTACCGAGGCAGCCGCCGAGGACGAACAGCACCGTCGATTCGATCGCGACGAGTAGCACCAACGGATCGAACAGGAGCGCCGCGAACGCTTTTTCGGCGACCGTTACCTCGCCGGTGAAGTAGTCGCCGAAGAGAAGACTGTAGGGCAGCGTGAGATCACCGACCGGGACCGCCGTCGCCTGCTGAACGTGTCTCTCCGGATGCAGTCGATCGAAGGGGTTGGTTCTGAACACCCGAAGCAGTCCGATCAGTCGTCCGAGCCCCGACACCAGCACCAGAAATATCGCCGCCGGAAGCGTGACGACGACGCTCCGCGTCACCCCGTAGACGATCCGTTCCGACGTCCGCATCGGACGCGTCCGCCACAGTACGACGGGAATCGCGGCGATTCCGAGCAGACCGGTCGACCAGATGGGAAGATAGCCGCCGACGATCCAGTAGACGAGAAAACAGTAGCAGACGATGACGACCGTGCCAGTGACTTCGGGCAGTAACTGCTTGTACTTCGACATTCGTGACGCTCTTGCTGGTATGCGTTCATAACTCCCCGTCCTCCGCCGGACGAGCGTTCGAGCGGACCGCGGACTGTCGGACCCGAGCCGCTTTTGGAACCGCCCGTACTCTGCGCGTGACGCGGTCCGGAGCGGTACGAATAGCGACTGTCGACGAACCAATCGCGTTCGTCCGTTGTCGATCGGAGCCAGTTAGACCTCTTCGATACTGCCGTCCGCCTCGCGCTCGCGGAATACCTGCCCTTCGAACAGCGTGACGACGACGTCGTCGTCCTGCCAGGCACCGGGCGCGAGCTTCGCCTTCCGACACGTTCGATCGAGGTACTCGCGGGCGCTCCAGCCGTTCTCGACCGGGACCGTCGGGTAGAGCCAGCCACCCTCGCCGCCGTCGATGGCGACGCCGTGCGTACCGAGCTCGAGGTCGGCCAGCGGATCGTCGGTCAGCAGTACGTTCTTGACGGTACAGACCGAGACCGTGAGGTTCGGGAGTTCCGATGGGCTCACCTCGGAGGCACAGGAGTCTTCGCTGGCCGCTTCGATCGCCGCGTCGACGATGACGTGGCCGAGCTGGTCGCCCGAGCGGTAGCCGCCCGCACAGCCCCGCAGGCTCCCCCGGCCGCGGGTCGACTCGAGGCGGACGAACGCCCCCGTTCGTTCGTAGAAGGCTTCGCGCATGCTTCCCGGTTGTTCTCGCTGCCCGTGTTGTACGTAAGACTCGACGGATTCGCGCGCGAGTTCGACCGCGCGGGCACCGTCTTCGTAGGAGAGGTCGACGCCCTGTCGCTGGGACATACAGATGGACATGGTGTTAGTCGTCCTAAAACGCTTCCATTCGTCTCGAGACCCGGCAG from Natrinema salaciae includes the following:
- a CDS encoding ABC transporter ATP-binding protein, which produces MNITITDVRKRYGDVVALDGPSFEVPAGSTFGVLGTNGAGKTTLFKLLVGHDSPDAGRIEVGGLDVETAGHRVRERVGYLPEHSGFPPSMTGREVLAVHARIRGLADRHERIDECLALVGLTDAADRAVSGYSNGMARRLGLASVLLSRPPVLVLDEPTAGLDPRGVATFHRIVERIDRETDATVVISSHVLSEIERLCEEVAVLQDGRLRAAGPIDELRRAAGDRVTVVCRPADDRAAVLEVVRDCGEVTEPGETIEIDCDRADAFDLVAALGERRDLVEGFEVREPGLEAVFHDALEPADGDEEVMA
- a CDS encoding ABC transporter permease, translated to MTADRRPAGGDGESAAGPEPGPRSDAEPTAETAADTRPKPDGGYETAPVVAHDGGSGTTAGQLLVVAETEYRLAVRSRWAVALTAIVTVFALGMATFSGSDASPVGFDRVVASLSALVVYLVPLVALAFSYDAVVGREESGWLQTLFSLPVSRSRVVLGTAVGRAIVLASATVIGFGVAGILLLLEYGFGGFDAYVGFLLAAVGLGLAFLAIGVCLSTLAREKTHALGLALIAWAWFVLVHDLLALGVIGAFSLPDLAISAMVVANPTGVFRALVLGALGAGGDAGFAAVLAAAGLSPAVLVAALLAWIGGPIALAAVAIRRRRV
- a CDS encoding cysteine hydrolase family protein codes for the protein MRLDPDRTAVVVVDMQNGFCHPEGSLYAPGSEAVIEPIAALVERAREAGAQVLFTRDVHPPEQFDDAHYYDEFEQWGEHVLEGSWETEVVDELPVEDADHVVEKHTYDAFYNTELEGWLNARGIEDLVLCGTLANVCVLHTGGSAGLRDFRPILVEDCIGAIEDEHHEYALDHAAWLFGEVEPSEILEFA
- a CDS encoding Hvo_1808 family surface protein, whose protein sequence is MRSTRTRSSVALLAVLLTVTVVTGGLTGPVVATAAANSGDSQPLPTDPASALAATDASSATQADRPANPTTEDTVGYVAGYWYDDELAVDDRPSPVVDEDELDPIVYRAMARVERIRNVTFDERVDVTVVSRAEYRETNGDRFANLTSGDRLEQNVAYEALFVVDRNTAAADATETLYGDAVAGYYDPGTDQIVLVSENADSLEVNKRTLAHELVHALQDQRFDLSSLGGATQDEELAVNGLVEGDASLVEREYESRCRDEWRCLGPADEPTNQATEINWGLYFTVYHPYSDGPDYVEQLRERAEGWSAVNAAYDDPPSTTSAVIRPSSEREPADVSVPDRSSEDWDQLRVDGEVANDTVGEAGMVAMFAADGRDRSRPAVIEADELFEDSPGSYDYDHPVTNGWAGDELVVYTTDGAGNESEPTAAAGRAGYVWRTEWQSGGDATAFADGYLQLLESHDAESVDGRRDTYVIDDGGYAGAYYLERNETTITIVRAPSVDALSNVEAGAAPEGDDTLSIGDDETDLVPGFGPLIAIAALAVLGTGLRIVVDRG
- a CDS encoding Hvo_1808 family surface protein, which codes for MSRVRLVVVLALVVLSGCAVPGDSGGFDTDRDLGYVGDYAHDDVFDFDTSDGLTEAQLEAVTYRSMARVEVVRGLKYEHDVDVEVVTRSEYRDRRTAGDGTGNASAFRNELWRGAFVVDGETDVDRAFDDLYGDSVLGYYVNDRIVIVTDDAEDVRIDRRTLVHELTHALQDQRFGIARESETIDGVRAENGLIEGEANDVTRRYNRRCGAEWQCLPANRSSTAAGETLAERSFNVGLFLSIYVPYAEGPPFVAELHDRGGWDAVDRAHDEPPRSTAQLIHPERYPDTTPVDVDVSDRSSDDWRLVTENPDDGAAAGGEPRTETIGEATLFATLWANGVIDRPLAEGATARSPYNYSHPATTGWAGDSLRVYRNADDPDRTGHVWRLAWESRADAAAFADAYRRLLANRGAERVDAADGERYRIPDDDPFAGAYRLSVTDETVEIVGAPTVDDLAAIRPADSTTNSSRAAAITASPETATISATTAHTSADG
- a CDS encoding nicotinate phosphoribosyltransferase, encoding MSNPFGTVSPAAILEGDATDAYFERTRATLEHAGKNPRVVAEVTADQFPTGGFEVFTGVKDVATLFEGRAVDVDALPDGQLFDGGPVLRIEGPYLEFAELETSLLGFCSQPSGFATAALEARVAAPDSLVLSFGARHVHPSIASTVERASLLAGLDGFSHVAAGEILGREAGGTMPHALMFCFGEGNQAEAWTAFDEAVGEDVPRIALTDTFWDEKSESLLAADTLGDDLDGVRLDTTGSRRGDFRHIVREVRWELDARGREDVDIFCSGGLDPESIRTLRDVADGFGVGSHITGADSVDFSLDIVELDGEPVSKRGKLSGVKDVYRTSNGGHHVALADSDGPAGADSLLEPLVRDGEIVREFDLDAATDRCLEDAEAVGFGRTNAAD
- a CDS encoding TIGR00296 family protein; the protein is MSQRQGVDLSYEDGARAVELARESVESYVQHGQREQPGSMREAFYERTGAFVRLESTRGRGSLRGCAGGYRSGDQLGHVIVDAAIEAASEDSCASEVSPSELPNLTVSVCTVKNVLLTDDPLADLELGTHGVAIDGGEGGWLYPTVPVENGWSAREYLDRTCRKAKLAPGAWQDDDVVVTLFEGQVFREREADGSIEEV